In Raphanus sativus cultivar WK10039 chromosome 5, ASM80110v3, whole genome shotgun sequence, the following proteins share a genomic window:
- the LOC108861966 gene encoding glycerol-3-phosphate dehydrogenase SDP6, mitochondrial — translation MSPLSSLRRLSIGAAAIAAASGGAVYLSPSVASSDRGGGGGPVLDSLRRRIGDPGASVPSRSAQESALIGATASDPLDVLVIGGGATGSGVALDAATRGLRVGLVEREDFSSGTSSRSTKLIHGGVRYLEKAVFNLDYGQLKLVFHALEERKQLIENAPHLCHALPCMTPCFDWFEVVYFWMGLKMYDLVAGPRLLHLSRYYSAQESAELFPTLARKGKDKSLRGTVVYYDGQMNDSRLNVGLACTAALAGAAVLNHAEVVSLITDDATKRIIGARVRNNLTGKEFDSYAKVVVNAAGPFCDSIRKMVDEDKKPMICPSSGVHIVLPDYYSPQGMGLIVPKTKDGRVVFMLPWLGRTVAGTTDSNTSITPLPEPHEDEIQFILDAISDYLNIKVRRTDVLSAWSGIRPLAMDPTAKSTESISRDHVVFEENPGLVTITGGKWTTYRSMAEDAVDAAIKSGKLSPTNECVTQKLQILGSYGWEPSSFTALAQQYVRMKKTYGGKVVPGAMDTAAAKHLSHAYGSMADRVATIAQEEGLGKRLAHGHPFLEAEVAYCARHEYCESAVDFIARRCRIAFLDTDAAARALQRVVEILASEHKWDKSREKQELQKAKEFLQTFKSSKNAQFNDGKHN, via the exons ATGTCACCACTCTCTTCCCTCCGCCGTTTATCCATCGGAGCCGCCGCAATCGCCGCCGCATCCGGTGGCGCTGTCTACCTCTCTCCCTCTGTCGCCTCCAGCGACAGAGGCGGCGGCGGTGGTCCGGTTCTGGATTCCTTGAGGCGCAGGATCGGCGATCCCGGCGCTTCCGTACCTTCTAGATCCGCTCAAGAGTCTGCTCTGATCGGAGCCACCGCCTCTGATCCTCTCGATGTCCTCGTCATTGGCGGTGGAGCCACTGGCTCTGGAGTCGCTCTCGACGCCGCGACGCGTGGCCTCCGTGTAGGTCTGGTGGAGCGCGAGGATTTCTCCTCTGGGACATCTTCGCGCTCGACGAAGCTTATCCATGGAG GTGTTCGGTACTTGGAGAAAGCTGTTTTCAATCTTGATTACGGACAGCTAAAGCTTGTATTCCACGCGCTTGAAGAACGTAAACAGCTCATCGAGAACGCGCCACATCTCTGCCATGCTTTACCTTGTATGACGCCTTGTTTCGACTGGTTCGAAGTTGTCTACTTCTGGATGGGACTGAAGATGTACGACTTGGTCGCGGGACCGCGCTTGTTGCATCTCTCCAGGTATTACTCTGCTCAGGAGTCTGCTGAGCTCTTCCCGACTCTCGCGAGGAAAGGGAAAGACAAGAGCTTGAGGGGCACTGTTGTGTATTACGACGGGCAGATGAATGATTCGCGTCTTAATGTGGGGTTGGCTTGTACGGCTGCGTTGGCTGGTGCTGCTGTTCTCAATCATGCTGAGGTTGTCTCGCTTATTACAGATGATGCTACTAAGAGAATCATTGGTGCTAGGGTTCGTAACAATCTCACAG GGAAAGAGTTTGATAGCTATGCGAAAGTGGTTGTTAATGCGGCTGGACCGTTCTGTGATTCGATTAGGAAGATGGTTGATGAAGATAAGAAACCGATGATATGTCCAAGCAGCGGTGTACACATCGTGCTCCCTGATTACTATTCTCCACAAGGGATGGGGTTGATAGTCCCTAAAACTAAGGATGGTCGTGTTGTGTTCATGTTACCGTGGTTGGGAAGAACAGTAGCAGGCACTACAGACTCTAACACATCAATCACTCCGCTTCCTGAACCTCATGAGGATGAGATTCAGTTTATACTGGATGCAATCAGCGACTATCTTAACATTAAG GTTCGACGTACTGATGTGCTTTCTGCTTGGAGTGGTATCCGTCCATTGGCCATGGATCCGACAGCAAAGAGCACAGAGAGTATCTCCAGAGACCACGTTGTCTTCGAGGAGAACCCTGGTCTGGTCACAATCACTGGTGGAAAATGGACTACTTATCGAAG TATGGCGGAAGATGCGGTTGATGCAGCAATCAAATCTGGAAAGCTGAGTCCAACCAACGAATGTGTAACACAGAAGCTACAGATTCTAGGCTCTTATGGATGGGAACCATCTTCTTTCACAGCTCTTGCGCAGCAATACGTGCGCATGAAGAAAACATATGGTGGTAAAGTGGTTCCTGGAGCAATGGACACAGCTGCTGCTAAGCATTTGTCTCATGCCTATGGTTCAATGGCTGACCGAGTGGCCACCATTGCTCAG GAGGAGGGTTTGGGGAAACGGTTGGCACATGGACATCCGTTTCTGGAAGCAGAGGTTGCTTACTGTGCAAGGCACGAGTACTGCGAGTCAGCTGTTGATTTCATAGCAAGGAGATGTAGAATAGCGTTCTTGGACACAGACGCAGCGGCGAGGGCGTTGCAGCGTGTGGTGGAGATTCTAGCGAGTGAACACAAGTGGGACAAGTCGAGGGAGAAGCAGGAGTTGCAGAAGGCTAAAGAGTTTCTTCAAACTTTCAAGTCTTCCAAAAACGCACAGTTTAACGACGGCAAACACAACTAA